The proteins below are encoded in one region of Drosophila santomea strain STO CAGO 1482 chromosome 2R, Prin_Dsan_1.1, whole genome shotgun sequence:
- the LOC120446178 gene encoding uncharacterized protein LOC120446178 isoform X1: protein MAQNDITSYLNLERLNKTQKLISLYRSNECLWNPESPGFHSGSVKDDAWRRITRQMNCGLTPDQVKLQVLGLRNYYSKELAAIRLSQLKGYSYTPRHSYFEDLHFLGNVEEKANSTIKDGNLPPNFSEDTFISPVAFLSPCCSKTKCGYTFYKMILEPEPTNEEYLDGHRERSTSGNDRWYPTAYCVRCKPEEDENPCEACELKGQRSRPYSGSRSSLEGGETGFTKPRMSNQYQDQDPLKQFQIRDRSQYGSEAPCSCYSKDSPEKRSTQTQQNGVYVDMGNWDGDGSVGNGIRSDKWPGPRLCSQKRGEWKPRMRKVMADDNRKPACCSWKRNNNAICRRLLDQLAKQKNQSDSYSDDGESVRNRNCDCTQNRRQSGEDQLNVMLLQKKYRDRSSQGSANNPPNDRYSNTQPMSDQAYCNTSHPVQNCCYCTHNPGNQDVQRCNINGCQCVHCNHTVFPTHGNYYQPQLVDHNPANYSRSSPPGAPCEESVYLNDYGRCMYPEQQHVYCINAENMPTDVWVQAQSSDGPIKPSQMPMVPLSKSWHQETAETGPLQAAKNGSGRALPPQDLEKKYSSNGKAIDKPEQSGQNLTLKEQIESIPEDYDQGERNNVGSSQKKKRSYDSGNDSIGSRGNSNYDQRIQNDQQRIFRDTDNERRSRREQNKYICEDDSCPFNKRRQNEERPSERRSRNEDRDVNNPKSNYEDSPPSRRRKNNSDESNNQKVFQLQTDDSQLIACPAYDRRNPKECPHLKCPSPRHREDGIGRRSRNRDYEENNKPPTSKEKSQSRRSSPLENTYYEEEQQGPRERSNSHGSRHFRSKRKSNEETKRSKRRSEEPCNDETCLFGSFSSRQNKYRPERRSRNSGERENRSQDKGMNPRSNRRDNGYPCNDDTCPYADSLDLNMAIRERSRNRRDQSYSKENGEEENNERRYRSESSSRRRSLENNDYVDSARSYKRESDRYRKPRRKAPAEIDDPDYDFNEHGPRKYRNRYSDNQPEYRSPAEKSNKYSRMEDRNLPPKYAERPQKDYRIENRYRNNDNTVEDCYCDDFEFDEYDANNAFDAYPRRQNGSRNRKVPTEYNRAESSRRSYRDMKYDNSESEDMSYSKSDGKSTNRNRNTSNIPPRKSPPYSREADQRDSEDDCFCSDEETLHAIPNMSSGTNKNDHETTGFTKNGKQDKSRGAENIESRKNETRHSNSAPESPPSNRDMQEMKNPDDYGKEIRNKRHDVVFCECEPEKGEYSKNDNRDINHRGNVNTVSDEDCICNEPSDPNEPKLTVPEKRNQAGSICINLSTSVEDKNQKKESFGNGNKSAEPSVPKPLDAANRLRERKEPKAKQLSSSENQSPSVKKNLRPKTGISPRVQSRSTSPVRQTGALRTQPGEPVKIRATTRNPSQNAAKRTMETHAAANSKLPFDLNSAAYFICKLQDEGNNHQYLLVVPKKTIGPSDGHRMAPGQESVKQLHCPRQCSGFQSMSWDDSTTATQSQSPPQSQASGGLSILGSFRVPPVLASTALGIINQHLHRNTVVSHEPDIREAVYPPKRMRRILLTRPMSRPRRPVLRPSHKANAPILNENRTLLLTNNSYRNLSFGDHDREVIVLHPPDPAFRPSKNSFSKDEVEVQHITVPNEDTDVRPMPPAPPTKPKRTSVINP, encoded by the exons ATGGCACAAAATGATATTACCTCGTATTTGAATTTGGAGCGATTGAACAAGACGCAGAAGCTCATCAGCCTTTATCGATCTAACGAGTGCCTCTGGAATCCGGAGTCACCTGGATTCCACAGTGGTTCTGTAAAGGATGACGCCTGGCGCCGGATCACCCGTCAAATGAACTGCGGCTTGACACCTGACCAGGTGAAGCTGCAGGTGCTCGGTCTGCGAAACTACTACTCCAAGGAGCTGGCCGCCATCCGACTTAGTCAGCTTAAGGGCTATAGTTACACTCCCAGGCATTCGTATTTCGAGGACTTGCATTTCCTGGGCAATGTGGAG GAGAAAGCTAACAGTACCATCAAGGATGGAAATTTACCACCCAATTTTTCAGAGGACACATTCATATCCCCTGTAGCTTTCTTGAGTCCCTGCTGCAGTAAAACCAAGTGCGGGTACACCTTCTACAAGATGATCTTAGAGCCTGAGCCAACAAATGAAGAGTACTTAGACGGGCATAGGGAAAGATCCACTTCAGGCAATGATCGCTGGTATCCCACTGCATATTGTGTTCGGTGCAAGCCGGAGGAAGACGAAAATCCCTGTGAAGCGTGCGAGCTTAAAGGTCAAAGAAGCCGTCCTTATTCCGGAAGTAGGAGCTCTTTAGAAGGCGGAGAAACCGGTTTTACCAAACCAAGAATGTCTAATCAGTATCAGGACCAAGATCCGTTAAAACAATTCCAAATACGTGACAGGAGCCAATATGGAAGTGAAGCTCCTTGTTCATGCTACTCGAAAGACAGTCCAGAAAAGCGGTCTACACAAACCCAACAAAATGGTGTGTATGTGGATATGGGCAACTGGGATGGTGACGGGTCCGTCGGCAATGGTATACGCAGCGATAAGTGGCCAGGTCCCAGACTATGTTCCCAAAAACGCGGAGAGTGGAAGCCCAGGATGCGTAAAGTAATGGCCGATGACAATCGGAAGCCAgcctgctgcagctggaagCGAAATAACAATGCCATATGCCGGAGACTTTTGGACCAGTTGGCCAAGCAAAAGAACCAATCCGACAGTTACTCCGACGATGGAGAATCCGTTCGGAATCGGAACTGCGACTGCACGCAGAATCGCCGCCAGTCTGGCGAGGATCAGTTAAACGTGATGCTGTTGCAGAAAAAGTATAGGGATCGGAGTTCGCAGGGCAGCGCAAACAATCCACCCAATGATCGATATAGCAACACACAACCTATGTCGGATCAGGCTTACTGTAACACCAGCCATCCAGTTCAAAACTGTTGTTACTGCACTCATAACCCAGGAAATCAAGACGTTCAGCGCTGCAATATTAATGGATGCCAGTGCGTACACTGCAATCATACTGTATTTCCCACCCATGGAAACTACTACCAACCGCAGCTTGTAGATCACAATCCTGCGAACTATTCTCGATCATCTCCTCCAGGAGCTCCTTGCGAAGAATCGGTTTACCTGAATGACTACGGGCGATGTATGTATCCGGAGCAGCAGCATGTGTACTGCATTAATGCAGAGAATATGCCCACAGATGTGTGGGTACAGGCGCAGTCATCAGATGGCCCCATAAAACCATCCCAGATGCCCATGGTACCGCTTTCAAAGTCTTGGCATCAGGAAACGGCGGAAACTGGGCCTCTTCAGGCTGCTAAAAACGGCAGTGGTAGAGCATTGCCACCTCAAGATCTAGAGAAGAAATATTCTTCAAATGGTAAAGCAATAGATAAGCCCGAACAGTCGGGACAGAATCTTACTTTAAAAGAGCAAATTGAATCGATACCAGAGGATTATGATCAAGGAGAACGAAACAACGTAGGAAGttcccaaaagaaaaaaagatcCTACGATTCCGGTAATGACTCCATTGGTAGCCGGGGAAATTCCAATTATGATCAAAGGATTCAAAATGATCAGCAGCGGATTTTCCGTGATACTGACAACGAAAGGCGATCTCGCAGggagcaaaataaatatatatgtgagGATGATAGTTGCCCATTCAATAAGCGCCGTCAAAACGAGGAGCGTCCTTCAGAAAGGCGATCTCGCAATGAAGATAGAGATGTCAATAACCCTAAATCTAATTATGAAGACTCACCTCCTTCACGACgaagaaaaaataatagcgatgaatcaaacaatcaaaaagtttttcaactTCAAACAGATGATTCCCAGTTAATCGCATGTCCCGCATATGATCGTCGTAATCCCAAGGAGTGTCCCCATTTAAAATGTCCTAGTCCAAGACACCGAGAAGATGGAATAGGTCGGCGCTCAAGAAATCGCGACTACGAGGAAAATAATAAGCCACCAACCTCCAAGGAAAAGTCGCAGTCTAGAAGGAGCAGTCCTTTGGAAAATACCTACTATGAAGAAGAGCAGCAAGGTCCCAGGGAAAGATCCAATAGTCATGGCTCCCGCCATTTTAGGTCGaagagaaaatcaaatgaagaAACTAAGAGATCCAAAAGAAGATCCGAAGAACCTTGCAATGACGAAACGTGTCTATTTGGAAGCTTTTCTTCTAGGCAAAATAAATACCGACCCGAACGTCGATCAAGAAATAGTGGGGAAAGAGAAAACCGTAGCCAGGACAAAGGAATGAATCCGCGATCCAACAGAAGAGATAATGGATATCCATGTAATGATGACACGTGTCCATATGCCGATTCCTTGGACTTGAATATGGCCATTAGGGAAAGGTCGCGAAATCGTCGCGATCAATCCTATTCTAAAGAGAATGGTGAGGAGGAAAATAATGAAAGGAGATATAGGAGTGAATCCTCATCAAGAAGGCGATCGCTGGAAAATAATGATTATGTAGATTCCGCGAGAAGCTATAAAAGGGAAAGCGATAGATATAGGAAACCAAGAAGGAAAGCTCCGGCTGAAATTGATGATCCTGATTATGATTTCAACGAACATGGACCGAGAAAATATAGAAATCGCTATAGTGATAATCAACCTGAATATCGTTCCCCTGCAGAAAAGTCCAACAAGTATTCCAGAATGGAGGACAGAAATTTACCTCCTAAATATGCTGAAAGACCTCAAAAAGATTACCGAATTGAAAATAGGTACAGAAATAATGACAATACTGTAGAGGATTGTTATTGTGACGATTTTGAATTTGATGAATATGACGCCAATAATGCCTTTGATGCCTATCCTAGAAGGCAGAATGGTAGTCGAAACCGAAAGGTACCAACGGAGTACAATAGAGCAGAATCATCTAGAAGATCATATCGGGACATGAAGTATGATAACTCTGAGAGCGAGGATATGTCTTATAGCAAGTCGGATGGCAAAAGTACTAATCGAAATCGTAATACAAGCAATATCCCTCCGAGAAAGAGTCCACCGTATTCCAGAGAAGCTGATCAGCGCGATTCAGAGGATGACTGCTTCTGTAGTGATGAAGAAACCTTACACGCAATACCAAATATGAGCTCTGGAACGAATAAAAATGATCACGAAACAACAGGTTTTaccaaaaatggaaaacaagaTAAATCCAGAGGAGCCGAAAACATCGAATCgcgaaaaaatgaaacaaggCACAGTAACAGCGCCCCTGAATCTCCTCCATCAAATAGAGATATGCAAGAAATGAAGAATCCTGATGATTATGGCAAAGAGATTAGAAATAAAAGGCACGACGTAGTTTTCTGTGAATGCGAGCCGGAAAAAGGTGAATATTCCAAAAACGATAACAGGGACATCAATCACAGAGGTAATGTGAACACAGTCTCCGACGAGGATTGTATTTGCAACGAACCCAGTGATCCAAATGAGCCCAAGTTAACCGTGCCGGAGAAACGAAATCAGGCTGGCAGTATATGCATAAATCTAAGCACATCAGTGGAAGACAAAAACCAGAAGAAGGAGTCATTTGGGAATGGCAACAAATCTGCAGAGCCATCGGTACCGAAACCATTGGATGCCGCAAACAGATTGAGGGAACGAAAGGAACCCAAGGCAAAGCAATTATCTAGCAGTGAAAACCAGTCGCCCTCCGTCAAGAAAAATCTCCGCCCCAAGACTGGAATATCCCCCAGAGTGCAATCGAGATCGACCAGTCCCGTTCGCCAAACCGGAGCGCTGAGGACTCAGCCAGGTGAGCCGGTCAAGATACGAGCAACAACGAGAAATCCTTCCCAGAACGCCGCCAAGAGAACCATGGAAACTCATGCAGCTGCCAACAGCAAGTTGCCCTTTGATCTAAATTCGGCcgcatattttatttgcaaattacAGGATGAAGGTAACAACCATCAGTACCTCCTTGTGGTGCCCAAGAAGACGATTGGACCATCCGATGGCCACCGGATGGCCCCAGGACAGGAGTCTGTGAAGCAGCTGCACTGCCCCCGGCAGTGCTCCGGCTTTCAGAGCATGTCCTGGGACGATTCGACGACCGCGACCCAATCCCAGTCACCTCCGCAATCCCAGGCGAGTGGGGGCCTTTCCATACTGGGCTCCTTTAGGGTTCCACCTGTGCTGGCCAGCACAGCGCTGGGCATCATCAATCAGCATCTCCACAGGAACACCGTGGTGTCGCATGAGCCCGATATCAGAGAAGCGGTATATCCACCTAAAAGGATGCGACGCATTCTACTAACCAGGCCGATGTCAAGGCCAAGGAGACCTGTACTTCGTCCATCCCACAAAGCTAATGCTCCCATCCTGAACGAGAACAGGACCTTGCTACTCACCAACAATTCCTATCGAAACTTGAGCTTTGGCGACCACGATCGAGAAGTTATTGTCCTGCATCCGCCGGATCCAGCCTTTCGGCCCTCGAAGAACTCCTTCAGCAAAGACGAAGTGGAGGTGCAGCATATCACAGTGCCCAACGAAGACACCGATGTGAGGCCAATGCCTCCCGCGCCGCCCACGAAACCCAAGAGGACATCGGTGATCAATCCATAG
- the LOC120446178 gene encoding uncharacterized protein LOC120446178 isoform X2, with protein MAQNDITSYLNLERLNKTQKLISLYRSNECLWNPESPGFHSGSVKDDAWRRITRQMNCGLTPDQVKLQVLGLRNYYSKELAAIRLSQLKGYSYTPRHSYFEDLHFLGNVEEKANSTIKDGNLPPNFSEDTFISPVAFLSPCCSKTKCGYTFYKMILEPEPTNEEYLDGHRERSTSGNDRWYPTAYCVRCKPEEDENPCEACELKGQRSRPYSGSRSSLEGGETGFTKPRMSNQYQDQDPLKQFQIRDRSQYGSEAPCSCYSKDSPEKRSTQTQQNGVYVDMGNWDGDGSVGNGIRSDKWPGPRLCSQKRGEWKPRMRKVMADDNRKPACCSWKRNNNAICRRLLDQLAKQKNQSDSYSDDGESVRNRNCDCTQNRRQSGEDQLNVMLLQKKYRDRSSQGSANNPPNDRYSNTQPMSDQAYCNTSHPVQNCCYCTHNPGNQDVQRCNINGCQCVHCNHTVFPTHGNYYQPQLVDHNPANYSRSSPPGAPCEESVYLNDYGRCMYPEQQHVYCINAENMPTDVWVQAQSSDGPIKPSQMPMVPLSKSWHQETAETGPLQAAKNGSGRALPPQDLEKKYSSNGKAIDKPEQSGQNLTLKEQIESIPEDYDQGERNNVGSSQKKKRSYDSGNDSIGSRGNSNYDQRIQNDQQRIFRDTDNERRSRREQNKYICEDDSCPFNKRRQNEERPSERRSRNEDRDVNNPKSNYEDSPPSRRRKNNSDESNNQKVFQLQTDDSQLIACPAYDRRNPKECPHLKCPSPRHREDGIGRRSRNRDYEENNKPPTSKEKSQSRRSSPLENTYYEEEQQGPRERSNSHGSRHFRSKRKSNEETKRSKRRSEEPCNDETCLFGSFSSRQNKYRPERRSRNSGERENRSQDKGMNPRSNRRDNGYPCNDDTCPYADSLDLNMAIRERSRNRRDQSYSKENGEEENNERRYRSESSSRRRSLENNDYVDSARSYKRESDRYRKPRRKAPAEIDDPDYDFNEHGPRKYRNRYSDNQPEYRSPAEKSNKYSRMEDRNLPPKYAERPQKDYRIENRYRNNDNTVEDCYCDDFEFDEYDANNAFDAYPRRQNGSRNRKVPTEYNRAESSRRSYRDMKYDNSESEDMSYSKSDGKSTNRNRNTSNIPPRKSPPYSREADQRDSEDDCFCSDEETLHAIPNMSSGTNKNDHETTGFTKNGKQDKSRGAENIESRKNETRHSNSAPESPPSNRDMQEMKNPDDYGKEIRNKRHDVVFCECEPEKGEYSKNDNRDINHRGNVNTVSDEDCICNEPSDPNEPKLTVPEKRNQAGSICINLSTSVEDKNQKKESFGNGNKSAEPSVPKPLDAANRLRERKEPKAKQLSSSENQSPSVKKNLRPKTGISPRVQSRSTSPVRQTGALRTQPGEPVKIRATTRNPSQNAAKRTMETHAAANR; from the exons ATGGCACAAAATGATATTACCTCGTATTTGAATTTGGAGCGATTGAACAAGACGCAGAAGCTCATCAGCCTTTATCGATCTAACGAGTGCCTCTGGAATCCGGAGTCACCTGGATTCCACAGTGGTTCTGTAAAGGATGACGCCTGGCGCCGGATCACCCGTCAAATGAACTGCGGCTTGACACCTGACCAGGTGAAGCTGCAGGTGCTCGGTCTGCGAAACTACTACTCCAAGGAGCTGGCCGCCATCCGACTTAGTCAGCTTAAGGGCTATAGTTACACTCCCAGGCATTCGTATTTCGAGGACTTGCATTTCCTGGGCAATGTGGAG GAGAAAGCTAACAGTACCATCAAGGATGGAAATTTACCACCCAATTTTTCAGAGGACACATTCATATCCCCTGTAGCTTTCTTGAGTCCCTGCTGCAGTAAAACCAAGTGCGGGTACACCTTCTACAAGATGATCTTAGAGCCTGAGCCAACAAATGAAGAGTACTTAGACGGGCATAGGGAAAGATCCACTTCAGGCAATGATCGCTGGTATCCCACTGCATATTGTGTTCGGTGCAAGCCGGAGGAAGACGAAAATCCCTGTGAAGCGTGCGAGCTTAAAGGTCAAAGAAGCCGTCCTTATTCCGGAAGTAGGAGCTCTTTAGAAGGCGGAGAAACCGGTTTTACCAAACCAAGAATGTCTAATCAGTATCAGGACCAAGATCCGTTAAAACAATTCCAAATACGTGACAGGAGCCAATATGGAAGTGAAGCTCCTTGTTCATGCTACTCGAAAGACAGTCCAGAAAAGCGGTCTACACAAACCCAACAAAATGGTGTGTATGTGGATATGGGCAACTGGGATGGTGACGGGTCCGTCGGCAATGGTATACGCAGCGATAAGTGGCCAGGTCCCAGACTATGTTCCCAAAAACGCGGAGAGTGGAAGCCCAGGATGCGTAAAGTAATGGCCGATGACAATCGGAAGCCAgcctgctgcagctggaagCGAAATAACAATGCCATATGCCGGAGACTTTTGGACCAGTTGGCCAAGCAAAAGAACCAATCCGACAGTTACTCCGACGATGGAGAATCCGTTCGGAATCGGAACTGCGACTGCACGCAGAATCGCCGCCAGTCTGGCGAGGATCAGTTAAACGTGATGCTGTTGCAGAAAAAGTATAGGGATCGGAGTTCGCAGGGCAGCGCAAACAATCCACCCAATGATCGATATAGCAACACACAACCTATGTCGGATCAGGCTTACTGTAACACCAGCCATCCAGTTCAAAACTGTTGTTACTGCACTCATAACCCAGGAAATCAAGACGTTCAGCGCTGCAATATTAATGGATGCCAGTGCGTACACTGCAATCATACTGTATTTCCCACCCATGGAAACTACTACCAACCGCAGCTTGTAGATCACAATCCTGCGAACTATTCTCGATCATCTCCTCCAGGAGCTCCTTGCGAAGAATCGGTTTACCTGAATGACTACGGGCGATGTATGTATCCGGAGCAGCAGCATGTGTACTGCATTAATGCAGAGAATATGCCCACAGATGTGTGGGTACAGGCGCAGTCATCAGATGGCCCCATAAAACCATCCCAGATGCCCATGGTACCGCTTTCAAAGTCTTGGCATCAGGAAACGGCGGAAACTGGGCCTCTTCAGGCTGCTAAAAACGGCAGTGGTAGAGCATTGCCACCTCAAGATCTAGAGAAGAAATATTCTTCAAATGGTAAAGCAATAGATAAGCCCGAACAGTCGGGACAGAATCTTACTTTAAAAGAGCAAATTGAATCGATACCAGAGGATTATGATCAAGGAGAACGAAACAACGTAGGAAGttcccaaaagaaaaaaagatcCTACGATTCCGGTAATGACTCCATTGGTAGCCGGGGAAATTCCAATTATGATCAAAGGATTCAAAATGATCAGCAGCGGATTTTCCGTGATACTGACAACGAAAGGCGATCTCGCAGggagcaaaataaatatatatgtgagGATGATAGTTGCCCATTCAATAAGCGCCGTCAAAACGAGGAGCGTCCTTCAGAAAGGCGATCTCGCAATGAAGATAGAGATGTCAATAACCCTAAATCTAATTATGAAGACTCACCTCCTTCACGACgaagaaaaaataatagcgatgaatcaaacaatcaaaaagtttttcaactTCAAACAGATGATTCCCAGTTAATCGCATGTCCCGCATATGATCGTCGTAATCCCAAGGAGTGTCCCCATTTAAAATGTCCTAGTCCAAGACACCGAGAAGATGGAATAGGTCGGCGCTCAAGAAATCGCGACTACGAGGAAAATAATAAGCCACCAACCTCCAAGGAAAAGTCGCAGTCTAGAAGGAGCAGTCCTTTGGAAAATACCTACTATGAAGAAGAGCAGCAAGGTCCCAGGGAAAGATCCAATAGTCATGGCTCCCGCCATTTTAGGTCGaagagaaaatcaaatgaagaAACTAAGAGATCCAAAAGAAGATCCGAAGAACCTTGCAATGACGAAACGTGTCTATTTGGAAGCTTTTCTTCTAGGCAAAATAAATACCGACCCGAACGTCGATCAAGAAATAGTGGGGAAAGAGAAAACCGTAGCCAGGACAAAGGAATGAATCCGCGATCCAACAGAAGAGATAATGGATATCCATGTAATGATGACACGTGTCCATATGCCGATTCCTTGGACTTGAATATGGCCATTAGGGAAAGGTCGCGAAATCGTCGCGATCAATCCTATTCTAAAGAGAATGGTGAGGAGGAAAATAATGAAAGGAGATATAGGAGTGAATCCTCATCAAGAAGGCGATCGCTGGAAAATAATGATTATGTAGATTCCGCGAGAAGCTATAAAAGGGAAAGCGATAGATATAGGAAACCAAGAAGGAAAGCTCCGGCTGAAATTGATGATCCTGATTATGATTTCAACGAACATGGACCGAGAAAATATAGAAATCGCTATAGTGATAATCAACCTGAATATCGTTCCCCTGCAGAAAAGTCCAACAAGTATTCCAGAATGGAGGACAGAAATTTACCTCCTAAATATGCTGAAAGACCTCAAAAAGATTACCGAATTGAAAATAGGTACAGAAATAATGACAATACTGTAGAGGATTGTTATTGTGACGATTTTGAATTTGATGAATATGACGCCAATAATGCCTTTGATGCCTATCCTAGAAGGCAGAATGGTAGTCGAAACCGAAAGGTACCAACGGAGTACAATAGAGCAGAATCATCTAGAAGATCATATCGGGACATGAAGTATGATAACTCTGAGAGCGAGGATATGTCTTATAGCAAGTCGGATGGCAAAAGTACTAATCGAAATCGTAATACAAGCAATATCCCTCCGAGAAAGAGTCCACCGTATTCCAGAGAAGCTGATCAGCGCGATTCAGAGGATGACTGCTTCTGTAGTGATGAAGAAACCTTACACGCAATACCAAATATGAGCTCTGGAACGAATAAAAATGATCACGAAACAACAGGTTTTaccaaaaatggaaaacaagaTAAATCCAGAGGAGCCGAAAACATCGAATCgcgaaaaaatgaaacaaggCACAGTAACAGCGCCCCTGAATCTCCTCCATCAAATAGAGATATGCAAGAAATGAAGAATCCTGATGATTATGGCAAAGAGATTAGAAATAAAAGGCACGACGTAGTTTTCTGTGAATGCGAGCCGGAAAAAGGTGAATATTCCAAAAACGATAACAGGGACATCAATCACAGAGGTAATGTGAACACAGTCTCCGACGAGGATTGTATTTGCAACGAACCCAGTGATCCAAATGAGCCCAAGTTAACCGTGCCGGAGAAACGAAATCAGGCTGGCAGTATATGCATAAATCTAAGCACATCAGTGGAAGACAAAAACCAGAAGAAGGAGTCATTTGGGAATGGCAACAAATCTGCAGAGCCATCGGTACCGAAACCATTGGATGCCGCAAACAGATTGAGGGAACGAAAGGAACCCAAGGCAAAGCAATTATCTAGCAGTGAAAACCAGTCGCCCTCCGTCAAGAAAAATCTCCGCCCCAAGACTGGAATATCCCCCAGAGTGCAATCGAGATCGACCAGTCCCGTTCGCCAAACCGGAGCGCTGAGGACTCAGCCAGGTGAGCCGGTCAAGATACGAGCAACAACGAGAAATCCTTCCCAGAACGCCGCCAAGAGAACCATGGAAACTCATGCAGCTGCCAACA GATGA